The following coding sequences lie in one bacterium genomic window:
- a CDS encoding Hsp33 family molecular chaperone HslO has product MKEDYLLIAVDAQKRVAFRFLCLNHAVQNLIQTKKIPDTFKKSFGEFVLASVVLGSRSDNQETKLFKAEMDDKHFFINAEISPLGPFRVALFPRESVFNINLQQPGLLRLVTLNKKDDVYQTVEPFKAFEPLSIFRNFLTHSVQTEFCLQLYSEDNAHYALWVEKLPDTTTDEWNIIKNRFETPGLFLQSFKNSDDPDGIMNTLLDPGFKILAVTKPVLACSCSREAFIKALKVLPQTDLVELFMDGKGVSSICDYCGKEWTVTDKDLQDVLKLESTKH; this is encoded by the coding sequence ATGAAAGAAGATTACCTGCTTATAGCCGTTGACGCTCAAAAACGAGTGGCATTTCGTTTTTTGTGCCTCAATCATGCGGTTCAAAACTTAATCCAGACTAAAAAAATTCCGGACACTTTTAAAAAGAGTTTTGGTGAATTTGTTCTGGCCTCTGTTGTGCTGGGTAGCCGAAGTGATAATCAGGAAACAAAACTTTTTAAAGCTGAAATGGATGATAAGCATTTTTTTATCAATGCCGAAATTTCACCCTTAGGGCCTTTTCGTGTGGCGCTATTTCCGCGTGAATCGGTGTTTAATATTAATTTACAACAGCCGGGGTTATTAAGGCTGGTTACACTCAATAAAAAGGACGATGTGTATCAAACCGTAGAACCATTTAAAGCTTTTGAACCGCTTTCTATTTTTAGAAATTTTTTAACACATAGTGTGCAAACGGAATTTTGTTTGCAGCTTTATTCAGAAGATAACGCGCATTATGCCCTCTGGGTTGAAAAACTGCCCGATACCACGACTGATGAATGGAATATAATAAAAAACCGCTTTGAAACTCCGGGGCTTTTTTTACAAAGTTTTAAAAACTCGGATGATCCTGATGGCATTATGAATACACTTTTAGATCCCGGGTTTAAAATTTTAGCGGTTACCAAGCCGGTGCTGGCGTGCTCGTGCAGCCGCGAGGCTTTTATTAAAGCGCTTAAAGTTTTGCCGCAGACCGATCTTGTAGAACTCTTTATGGATGGAAAGGGTGTGAGTAGTATTTGTGATTATTGTGGTAAAGAGTGGACGGTAACGGATAAAGATTTGCAGGATGTCCTTAAATTGGAGTCGACAAAGCACTGA